One window from the genome of Panthera leo isolate Ple1 chromosome D3, P.leo_Ple1_pat1.1, whole genome shotgun sequence encodes:
- the CD3H18orf32 gene encoding UPF0729 protein C18orf32 homolog, translating into MVCIPCIVIPVLLWIYKKFLEPYIYPLLSPFVSRMWPSKALRESHDKNKGQVDCKGADMNGLPTKGPMEISDKKKD; encoded by the exons ATGGTGTGTATCCCTTGCATCGTCATTCCAGTTCTGCTCTGGATCTACAAGAAGTTCCTGGAGCCGTACATAtaccctctgctctccccctttGTTAGTCGCATGTGGCCTAGTAAAGCCCTCCGAGAATCCCACGACAAAAACAAAGGCCAAGTAGACTGCAAG ggtGCAGACATGAATGGGTTACCAACAAAAGGACCAATGGAAATCTCTgataaaaagaaagactaa